The Lycium ferocissimum isolate CSIRO_LF1 chromosome 8, AGI_CSIRO_Lferr_CH_V1, whole genome shotgun sequence DNA segment TTAATACATtaatcatcaaatcatcatcattactcgACGAATTAGACGAAGGAATGTTTGGATCAGAGATCATGCTTTCATCCCGCCCTGAATTATCAGAATTGCCGTGGATAATTGCATGAGTACTAGAATCAAAAGAAGTTGAATCTTTCATATTTATGTCCGGAGACATTTCTCCGGAgctcatatttttcctttcttttttggataAATTACTGGAGTTGCCTCCACTTCACTAAATAGTAGTGAGGTCTTCACACAGtcaatttattttattgtcaTTTCTCTATCATTTGTTCATGAAATCTACCTTTCATACTTGTAAAGACTAAAGAATAGCACTTGAGGACAAATTTATCTAACAAACGCGCTACTAAGTATGAACACAGACTAGCTTTCTACTGGAAAAAACAGTGAAGTGAGTGAAAGGTCTAGTAATTATTGAACCACTTGGTGTTGACCAAATAAGCCTAAATCTTCAGCCACTCATTTGCTacgaataattttttttttttttcggattcAGATATTCGATATCTTTATCCTTTGATTCCTTATTTCACTCTGCTTTTGAAGTTGACACTCTTCTTTCTTATAGGGACCACTATCAAGTGCCCCCTTTTGCCTTTTTCTCTGTTCCAATATCACATTTccatttttttgcatttttttgttAACATTTTGAGCTAAGGATTATCCTTCATGGTTCTATATATCCACAAATTGATCCTTTTACACATATTCTTATTTGGATTCAGATAGTTGAAATAATTGAGAGTTTACCATTTCCGCTAGTCAACAAGATCCAAGACAACTACATAGAAATGCAATACGGAAAAGATTGAAAGGTGCAATGCAATCGTTGGGATTCCTTCACCATCAGCCAAAACTTTCGGTGAAAGAACACTTTACCTTTTACTCCCTCGATGGGCTTACCCCACATAAATCCAAATTAATTGAGTCAATGAACTTTGGaccaaatgattaaaaaaaatttttaaaaaaaggaaatatcgCCGTCAGCACAACCCAGTATGACTCGCGAATTCTAAGGGCCattcgtcccggatctttgcccaacagacagatgggaccccgaatctttgcccacagggggttctcaccggcactaccctgggggacccgcagagtccgtgcactaacaacgattccagaaatatcatcggaatcggccatgcgaCAACAatgccggaatagatcatcggatatcggccattttacaatcactcaagtaaaagagtcttatcaaatattagtttcacacaatcaacgattccaagATTgttcatcggacatcggccttctcacaatcactcacgtgaaagagtttatcaaatatcagtttcactcaatcaacgataccggatcatcaccagGTATCGGCCATACATCATGAATgaatgagaatgcgtgcaacgCGTGTGTCAACATCAACCATCAAACCCAATATCACcagtaccaacaatggggtacGCTAACAATGTATcgatatcacaataccaacagtggtatgCTAACAGTATATCCGAGTCACAAATATTACAATGGCTAGGCCAATAATTTGTCCAATCAAGACAAATAACAGGATCTAatctctatcaacaactcatggcatcaagccaacataaTAGAGTGGTCAACACAACACAATGAGGTGGCTATTCCCTACACATAACTGATCAATCAGTTAATATACATTATTACTACTTCCTTAAATCAATCTATTAGCTTAGGCCaagaatctcaccctacacttGAAGTCATTCGGTACAACATATTTAGCACTCAACACAATCATGGGTACATTTTATTCTCTCGTTTAGCAGCTACGCTCACTATTAATAACATAATACAAGTAATCACGTATTACGGGCAGTTTTCATCGTTAGATACAAAATAGGTTTCGtccgctactcccaagtcacataaatccaccgaTATTCAAGAAAACCACATCAACAACCTAGGGAGGCTACATGCCACGAGCCCgaacaaacaagtcacacaacaataccatcgtaggattccatcccaaatctccaactcctacacatgcattcttcgttccttctaatacactaatatatgaaactaaccggagtATACCAAAAAGGgaagtcataacctacctcatggccgagcgggtgccacgaacatccattgATTCTTCAATTAAATCGCCATTTCGAAAACCGCACAAAAGAGCTTGGAGACAACTGTGAGACCCAAGAATAGAAATACCCCTTACAACCTTCATAAGAGGCTTTGGATTTACGAAGGAAGGTTTTGGGTCTCAACCCACTTCTAGATTCCATCCACAACAAGGCTAGGTGATTTTCCAATTTTAAGCTTATTTGAGAAAGGACCATTTCCAAATTCATGGAAGAACTTATTTTTAAGGTGAAGGAATGTAGAGATCTAGGTTATTAATCTATTCTAGATGAAGAACATGGAAGATTTGTTTAGAGGGGACTAGTTGGAAATGTTGTTAACCTTTCATCTCTCCAGCTATAGATTACTTGAAACACCCACTTGATGCTTCTCTAGGTAACAAGAATTAAATGTTTAGAAGTAATTTTACTAAATGAAAGGTGAACTTGAAGACATTAGAAAGGTCTATCAAGACTAGAGGTTTGGTTTTTTTGGTTTTACACCGAATTGGACGGCTGGAAATTAGGGCATTGAATATTGGGGCaattccaaaaataatttcttaaataGGGAATTTTCACTGTGCACACCACTTCAGTGGTTGACCAACCGCTTCGGCGGCAATGCTGTAGCGCTTACAGGGCCGCTGCAACAGAAAAATGCTACCCCGAGCTGCCGCTTCAGTGGGGCTACTACCGCTGGAGTGCCACTGCTGTAACGCTCAGATGGGCGCTGGGGCGGTCTAGCTGGGTCCTTGACCCGGATTTCAATGTTTGATTCTTTTCCATACAATGGGTACCACTAGGTTAGATGTCCGTCGTAAATATTTCACCGAAAGGAAGGGTTCGGGAGGACACGTTTAGGGgtatttcgaaaatttttacaTTAACGACGAAATGGGTCATTACATGTGTTatcacatcaagcatagtgtgtcacaAAAAGTGgacaagcatagtgtgtcatctaTGGCTCATATATTGCACATTTAATTGTTGCGCAATACAAAttagtgtcataaaaagcggacaaataatgcagcattgtgttGTTACATCAAGCATAGCGTGTCATAAAAAACAGTCAAATAATAGAGCATTGTAttgtcacatcaagcatagtgtgCCATAAAAAGCGGACAACCATAGTGTGTCATCTATGAATCATATATTGCGCATTTAAAGgttgcgcaatacaagttagtgtcataaaaagcagacaaataatgtagcattatgttatcacatcaagcatagtgtgtcataaaaagcgatCAAATAATTCGGTGTCATCTATGGCTGATATATTGTgcatttaaatgttgcgcaatacaagttaatatcataaaaagcggtcaaataatgcagcatggtGTTATCAAATCAGGCATGTCATTCTGAAATCTCATATTTTGCGCATTTAAATATTGCGCAATATAAGttggtgttgtcaaatcaaggagTAGCATATAACATGATTGACGAACAACTAGCATTCACATTAAAAGACGAGTTATTATGTCATTCTATACCCAATTTGTTGATATTGGCTCTATTACATGTTTCATCCCGTAAGacatatttgaagcaatgggtaggacatgggaactagcttatgattttaaatacTCAAATAACTCGAACAACAGATTCAATCGATAATACAATAACACAATGAGAGATGAGTGGGGTTGGCGTGTCAGGGAGGCTGCAAAGACTTGAACAAAACTTGAGGTCAttagggcttaaacgcccaaaaaaacaTGTTATGTCAACGCCTCGTGACACTGTACAAGAGTtaaattttgctcttaaccatTTTcacgaagagaacaatcggatgaaaATATGTTGCCTAACTGTAGAATATGGTCAACATGGTTACGTAAGATTCAGATCCAAGTGGCATTCGGACTGTGAGATATACTGATAACTtatatatatcttatatatgtttaagttatatgtattataacttaagttatttatagcttaagttttttctaagtttataaatgcCTAACGGTAGAATATGGTCAACATGGTTACGTAAGAttcagatccaagtgggattcggatTGTGAGATATACtgataacttatatatatacttatatatgtttaagttatatgtattataacttaagttatttatagcttaagttttttctaagtttataaatgcCTAACGGTAGAATATGGTCAACATGGTTACGTAAGATTCaaatccaagtgggattcggactgtgagaTATACTgataactttatatatatatatatatatatatatatatatatatatatgtttaagttatatgtattataacttatgttatttatagcttaagttttttctaagtttataaattcctattttataaattaagtatatttatattataattatattcttagtatattttagttatttttcaagtatataactttctagtttttaatttaagtagatgtatattataagtatattcttagtatattttaggtatattcctaacttaatataagtaaaaatatgaacacaagtaaatagaagaaagcttaatgagtcatatattttattcattcatggataacatttatttgcaagttgtattttttttaacttgcaaataatacatgagctGCAAAGAAAtaatagaataataaaataaaaaattgtcaatcatttggttaatatccgccatatcatattcggtcatggagatatcttcgaagtcttccatttggtccgctCCACtcgctatcaaatcttcaatctcttcctcttcgccttccaccccttctaagttttggttgcgtcgctccgatctaatccaatcgcgaatgcacactagtcaAGCTAAATtcggataatgagtgtctatggtctccaatttgttgtcttccttggctaaatgcactctctgaagccacggttgataatTGAActgtaaggatatctcgagctattcttgaaagtatcggatGACTCGCCTTGTATTTTTTCCACCATATTAAGACGTCCAAATCATCTAGTTggttgatatccacatttgactgcatcaaataaaagtgatattcatcaaagtttgcattatgagaaggagttggatgtgaatgtaaaacttttaaatgcgacaaacccgacaagccctttttgctactttcactactaaaaaactgccaaaaaCCGACGAAAAAATCAGATGGACCGCGTCTGTTTTATCAATAAAACCGACGGGAAATCGACCCTTTACTATCCGTTGGTTTACATAGCCTCGCTTtttgaaaaccgacggacaacgtCGGTTTTTTGCAATGGACTGTGTCGCTTACGTGGTTCGTCGGTTTTTAtccaataatttaaaaaaaaataaaaaaaaataaaaaaccgacggacttagtcggttttttaaatttcagattttttatcttgaataagaaaatataaattttatgaaaaaacctatgcattttattttaatttttttattttaaataaaaaatcgaCACTGTGCTTCGGTTTTCtcaaaaattttaagaattaatttccagaaaaccaACGGACTGagtcggttttctggaaaattcccaaaattaatttccagaaaaccgacggactgcgtcaattttctagaaaatttcctGCATGCAATTGTCGCATTTTTGCACCTACACTGCCAAAAACCAAAGACCAAAAATTCGCTCAAAACTAGCATTtaaatgctccaaatcaattctaaaagagctacaacacataaaatcaccctaagtaacaatcaaacacatcaaatactatttaaaCACATTAATACGATCtaaatagaccttcaaagttcaaaaatatttaaatgtccaaccaaaagtaccattaactagttctacatagttttaacataagtccataaAGCATAAAACATAAGTTCATTATGAAATCCAAACTAAAACATAAGCCCCACGACTATATAAATGAACCCTAACAGCTTTCGGTTTCAAATACTTCTTACACCGGCAACGAGAACAAGCACACCtaattaccccttcattttgaaaagggtgaaGTGACATTGCATGTGTGTAAACTTGTCAACAAATTCATCGTGTACACCCACACGATcactattatttatattatacatccacatacgatccatctacaaaaatatacccacaaattattgaggttatagaaatatattttaacttaagaattctaacttaaaatataacttaagaaaacacaatcccaaccaattctaactttgaattttcccaaccaattctaactttgaattctcaatgacaattctaactttaataacttatggattctaactttaatataacttttaaaagcacaatcccaaccaattctaactttgaattctcagtAACAaatctaactttaataacttatggattctaactttaatattacttttaaaagcacaatctcaaccaattctaactttgaattctcaataacaattctaactttaataacttatggattctaactttattTCTAAAAATCGAAAAGTAAATCTTGTCAAATAAAATCTACGCTTTAGTttagaggttatagaaatattatgacttaacaattctaactttgaaaagcacaatcacgaccaattctaactttgaattctcaataacaattttaactttaacaacttatggattctaactttaatacaACTcagaaaagcacaatcccaatcAATTCTAACTAAGctgacacaaatacattgacaatgaacataaaaaatagcacaatctcaagaatatatatatatatatatatcttttcatatatatatatatgaaaagtaaaccagtcaaataaagtttacattttttcacaaattcaacatcaataatttttaaaagcacaatcccaaccaattctaactttgaattctcaataacaattctaactttaataacttatggattctaacgcGGTCCGTCAGTTTTTTCGATCGatttttggcagttttttagtagtgtagtataagatatttttaaacaaggatttaaaagagaatccaatataaataaagttgggatggaaaaaaaaatacttcttaaattttgttattatattaaaaatagccgCTCGATAAccggatttatttttatactcttgtaaaactctagctatttttgctaagtaggctaaaattcggGTTACTGTGGGATAGAATtatctagaaaaagcaagagttgcattataaaaaatttgtaagagttcaacacattccttaacGTCTTCCCAATCGGTAATGTTTAACTAATCATCACTATTCGTATTAAAatggttgtgaacttgttgtatggtaATCCTAtaatcatatgcttgttgtaacataatgtaGGTGCAGTTCCACCTAGTGCAaacttctacttgaattttcctaggtctaagggaATTTTTCAcacaagaattcttaaaatctctcagTTTtgccctattagcattacaaaaaagaaacgcaaccgcatttctaactttttgaatagaatcttcaaaacactcaagaccatctttaacaatcaagtgtaaaatgtgacaactacatctcacacgaaaaatattttttaggggagtgtttaattccctttttaaaagaccaatcgcttttgtattattagaagcattatctaaagcaatacaaagtatttttctataaatgttaaaaaatctcattatagtagacattgaatccgctaaaaattttccatcgtgacgaccttttccttcatcatataaaaaagctataattcttttttgcatcactcaattatcatcaacaaaatgacatgtaatagcaaaaaaatctaacttgttaagactaagacccaaatcggcggtaagagaaacattacaatttaaataattaaatacatggcgcaaataaaatctatattttttatacaaatctataacatccgccctacaagtacttctaggaataccctcaaataatggattataacaacgttgaatataagtaacaaaccccaaacccgaaggaaaggaaaatgataGAGCATCAAAAGCAACCATTTTAGATATTTCTACatgctcttttttcttgtcatacttaaaatttttaccgGTTCGTGCGTCTATCATCATTCGAATACCCCCCCagatttgaacccgtttgctctccccaaacatccttaTGTCTACTtttcatatgattcgttagtgtacccgttccactaTCCTTACTAGTTTGTTGCTTAAAAACAAATTCCTGCTTACATATATTGCATGTAGCtgcttgtctttccttattcttagtcataaatccCCAGATTTTAGCGgctggcttacgagttctaggcag contains these protein-coding regions:
- the LOC132066962 gene encoding uncharacterized protein LOC132066962 isoform X2 — translated: MSSGEMSPDINMKDSTSFDSSTHAIIHGNSDNSGRDESMISDPNIPSSNSSSNDDDLMINKSDQQEEVRIFNVDFRALTGASSNKYVPITDRDCRQNMLKRSIKFF
- the LOC132066962 gene encoding uncharacterized protein LOC132066962 isoform X1, whose translation is MSSGEMSPDINMKDSTSFDSSTHAIIHGNSDNSGRDESMISDPNIPSSNSSSNDDDLMINVLNPNYRHKSDQQEEVRIFNVDFRALTGASSNKYVPITDRDCRQNMLKRSIKFF